The genomic region AGGAACTGCCGGCAACAGCTGTTTAATCGTTGATATACTTCGGCTGCCTGGCTTAAGTTGCTTACTTGGTTGGTAAAGATACCTATCCTGGTATCAATGTGTTGGTGGCTGCAGGTTTTAATGACGCCGTAAGCATCGGCCAGGGAGGTGATATCAGGGGTGACAACAAGCAGGAGATCATCAGCAACGCGGATGAAGTCCAGTACCGAAGGCGTGATGCCGCTGCTGGTGTCAATAATAATATAGTCGGCTACCTGCTCGAGCTTTTCCAGTTGTTCAAGAAGGTGGTTTCTCTTATAGGTGGGCAGATTGGCCATCTCAGCAATGCCGCTGGCACCGGCAATCATCGCTACCCCGGCAGGGCCGGTAGTGATGATGTCAACCAGCGGAAGGTCCATTTTGATCAGTGTTTCCAAGGTGTGTTTCACCGGTATCCGCGCAAGTAGATGGAGGTTGGCAAGGCCAAGATCGCCATCGACCAGCATAACTTTTTTCCCCCGCAGGCGCAGGGCGATTGCCAGGTTAAGCGATATGCTGCTTTTCCCCACCCCGCCTTTGCCGCTGGTGACCGTAATGATTCGGGCCAATGACCGGGAGGACTGTTGTTTGCCGACCGGGAGATAAGGACCGAGCTGGATGTTGATCTTTTCATCGGAAAGCTGTTGGGATTTCAACTGGTGGATTTTACTGAAAAGCTCTATGACTGCATATGGGTAGACAAGCCGGCCGCCATCGGTAATCTTGGCCGGCAGGCAGGAGGAGAAGATCTTTTCATAAAAACGCAGCAGGCTTTCTTCCAGGCCGAGCTTTTCTGAAACGGTTTTGAGAGGAATAAGCCCCTTGTCAGCTGTTTTCATGAAGGTTCAGAATAGAGGTTATCCTGCGGTTGGTTGTGTGAGCAGCATGGTGGCTGTGGCCACCAGCTCGTCTGTTTTGAACGGTTTTTGGTGCCAGACAGTTATGCCAAGGTTTTTGAGCTTTTCCTGTTGTGCTGCTGCATCCGGGCCGGTAAGGGCGATAATCGGCAGGTCATTGAAGAATTTAGCGGTCCACCGCAAAATATTTTTTGCCGGGTTGCCCCCCACGTCCAGATCAATAATCAGCAGATTGAAGAGTTTCTGTCGTACAATGTCAACAGCCTCCTTGTCGCTGGTGACCACTTCAACCTCAAAGCCGGCTGAGAGGTTTTCAGCTAAAATATTGCCCAGTTCTGGATCGTTTTCCACCAGGAGAATGCGGGCACGGTCTGGCTTCCAGTTGACAGCCCGGTTGTTTTCGGTGTCATGGTGCAGGGCTTCACTGATGGGGTTGCTGGTGGTTTGCCGGGCGATGGGCAGCAAAAGGGTGAACGTGGTTCCTGTTCCTACTTTGCTTCTGACGGTAATCTTGCCATTATTCTGTTCCATCAGGGAATGGCAGATGGCCAAGCCCAACCCGGTTCCCTCACCGGCCTCACGGGTGGTGAAAAAAGGGTCAAAAATGATGCTCTGTTGCTCCGGTGGGATGCCGGTGCCGGTATCGGAGCATTCAACGACCACATGGTCTTCCTGTTGCTGACCTTTGAGTGTGATGGTGCCGCCATCAGGGATTGCCTGCTGCGCATTGATCAGCAGGTTGATCAGTACCTGGCCAATCTGCATGGCATCGACGTTCACCAATGGCAGATCATCGGGCACCAGGTTGTTGATGGTTATTTTTTCATAGGAAGTTCGGTGTTCCACGGCGCTGATGGCCTGGGCAATAATCTCCTGCAGGTTTGCCGTCAGCCGTTGTGGTTTGGCCGGATAGGCGTAGGTCATCATGTCTGAGATGATCTTGGAAATTTTTTCGGTTTGCTGCAGCACCGTCTGGTAATGAGACAGCTCTTTTTTCCGGTCTCTGCTCTTGGGATCCTGCTTCTGCATTACCTGGATATTGGCAGAAATAACCGCCAGGGGATTGTTGATCTCATGGGCGGCACCGGCAGCCAGTCGTCCAACAGTGGCCAACCGCTGAGTATGGTAGAGCTGTTCCTGGATCTGTTCAGTGTGGCGATGTAATTCGGCAAGTTCTTCTGATTGCTGGTTCAGGTTGTCAAACAGCATAACCTTGTGAACGTTATTGGCAACGGCGGACGCAAAGATGTGCAGGATCTGCAGCAGCGATTCTTTTTCTCCCCCGTAATGGATGATTTTGCGGCAATCGATGATCAACTGGCCGATAGTACCCTTGCTGTTACCGCTTCGATAGGAGAGGGGGATGGCCAGCAGGGTCGAGTGGGGCAGCAGAGGAATGATCTTTTCCGAAGCCAGAAAGAGATCGGGGGCCAGCAGCAGTTTTTCAATGGAATCAAGTGACTTTTTCTGATTTTTTGGGAGGTGATTCTTGCTGTTGTGGCTGTTGTCTTGAGCCAGCCAATCCTGGGGGTTGAAAAATTTTTTATTGGCATATCCCAGTCCGGCCGGTTGGCTGTCCTCTGCTTTCAAGAAGCAGAGTGCCAGATCACTTTTGAAGGTCTCAATGGTTTCCTGGAGAATAATGCGGGTCAGTTCAGCGGGTGTATGAAACTGGCTGATTTCCTGCTCGAGACGATAGATGCCTTTGAGGATGCGGTTTTTAAGCCGCAGTTCATGCGCTAGCTGCTCCCGTGCCAGGTTCATTCTTCCCAACTCGCGGTTAGCCTTTTTGATTGCTTCAAAATAGCTCTGGTTGTCAGCCAAGCCCAGGGTGTCACTGAATTCACCCATGCGATCCATGGTCTCAGACAAAAGATCAGCAATCTCCTCATCCTTCCATTTGAAGAACTTTTGCAGGACAGTGAAACTTTGTATATGGTGAGGATGGCAGGGGAGGTCAACGTCCTGGTTGATAAAGTAGTTTGACCCCAGATGGTGGATATTGCAGAATGCATCGGCAAACCGGATCATGACCGGCAGCTGATCCTCCTTTTTGGCAAAAGAGGTGATGGGCTGGTGGTGAAGCCAGATGCTGTTAACGATTGTTTCGGGGAATTGCCAGCGTTCTGCAGCCCACTTTCCCAGTTGGTGATGGCCGAGACCGAAGATTTTATCCTCCAGCATCAGAGGTTGCATATCAGGACTGGTGGATTGGTGTTGCTGCTGCAGATGATCGAGAAAGATTTCCAGTTCATCAGGAAACCTGATAAAGATAATAAGTTTGCCGATATCATGGAGCAGGCCACCAAGAAATGCTTCTTCAGGATAGGGATAGCCGATCTTGCGGGCAATGGCCTCGGCAGCGACAGCACAGGCAAGGCTGTGCTGCCAGAAGCCGACCATCCGTGCTTCACCCTTTTTTCCCTCGGGAGTAAACGAATTATAGATGCTGATACTCAGGACCAGGTTACGAATGGTTTTTTTCCCTAACAGGGAGATGGCGTGTCCCAGGTCGTCAATTCTTTCCACGGGGGAGTAGGCACTGGCATTGATCAGGGAGAGAACCTTGCCGGAAAGTGCCAGATCCTGGCGGACGAGAGCCGCCAGGCTTTTGTAATCAGTCCGGTCATCAAAACAGCCATTAATGATTTTTGTCGCCAGGGCTGGCAGCGGGGGGATATCGTCAACAGTACCTATTTTTTCCCTGAGGAGGTGTCGATACATATAAAATCCTGCCTTGGAATGGAAAAGAATACCATGTTTGACTGCTGCTAGCCGGTGAAGGCGGGGACTGTGCCAACCTCAACTCTTAACAGATTGCCGACGGCTTGACAACTGGTAAATAATGGTTCTTCTTTTCTTGAAACTTTTGTATATACGGCAGAACCTGTGAAAAACTTTAGCTTTTTTCGCAATCCGGAAAACGGTTTCAGGCAAATGTCGAAGGTTGTCCGGGAGAAGTGCTTTTGGTTGATGTCCACCTCGCTCTTATGATATAGAGGGGACTTGCAAAAAAGAGGAGGCCCAGAGAGTGCCTATAGATCGTGATATGCTTATGACGGCCATCGGGGAACGGAAACGGGTACTGGTTCTTACCCATAATAATCCGGATCCTGATGCGCTGGCTTCTGCCTGTGGGCTGGCGACCATTTTTCAGCATTTGACGCCCTGCCGGGTCCAGGTGGCTTACGGCGGGATAGTCGGCCGCTCTGAAAACCGGACCCTGTTTCGTTACCTGCCCATCGACCCAACGCCTTTCGGCCGTATCCGGGGGAGAAAACAGCTTGCCTATGCCCTGGTGGATACCCAGCCGGGGGCTGGCAACAATGCCTTGCCCCTGGGGATGGTGCCAGCCATGGTTGTCGATCATCACCCCCGGAAAGCATCAACCCGTCCCCTGCTGAAAGAGACCCCCATCGTTGACATCCGGACTGACTATGGTGCCTGCTCAACGATTATTGCAGAATATCTCCAGGAGCTGGAGATCCCCATTTCTGCCAGTTTGGCTACGGCGCTGGTTTACGGGATTACCTCTGAAACCCAGAGCCTTGGACGGGAGGCCACCAAGCAGGATCTGAAAATATTTAATGACCTCATTCCCCTGGCAAACCTGAAAAACCTATCAATGATCGAGTTCAGCCGCCAGCCGCGGGAATATTTCCGTTATGTCAGGAAGGCAGTGGACAATGCTTTTTTCTATAAAAATGTCATTGGTACCCGGCTGGGTGAGATCGGCAATCCTGATATGGTGGCTGAAATGGCGGATTTCCTCTTGCGGCATGAGCGCATGAGCTGGTCGATTGTTACCGGGTTACATCAGGAAAAACTGCTGGTTTCTATCCGGGCGATGAACCAGAAGGCCCGAGCCGGCAGAACCATACGCCGTTTGGTGGAAGTGCTGGGCGGAACTGCAGGAGGACATAATCTGGTGGCTGGCGGCCAGCTTGACTGCAAAGGCAAAACAGCCAAAGAAATTACCCACCTTGACTGGGAATTGATTGTTGGCTTCATTAAAAAGGTAACCAATATTGAAAATATCAAGGTGATTAATCCCCTGGTTGCATTGGCAATCAAAGATCCGTGGGAGAAATAGCAACCTTGTTTACCCCGGCTGATCGGTTTGCTGCCCATCTTCACAAGGTGCTGACGATCATGTTGCTATTG from Candidatus Anaeroferrophillus wilburensis harbors:
- a CDS encoding AAA family ATPase, which encodes MKTADKGLIPLKTVSEKLGLEESLLRFYEKIFSSCLPAKITDGGRLVYPYAVIELFSKIHQLKSQQLSDEKINIQLGPYLPVGKQQSSRSLARIITVTSGKGGVGKSSISLNLAIALRLRGKKVMLVDGDLGLANLHLLARIPVKHTLETLIKMDLPLVDIITTGPAGVAMIAGASGIAEMANLPTYKRNHLLEQLEKLEQVADYIIIDTSSGITPSVLDFIRVADDLLLVVTPDITSLADAYGVIKTCSHQHIDTRIGIFTNQVSNLSQAAEVYQRLNSCCRQFLNRTLANLGYLYRDRSVERAVRNRQPFIMEPVKSRASFCIRQLAELLDSPEFDVATRNTPAFRRLQNLIHETEEDGRFSQIF
- a CDS encoding HDOD domain-containing protein encodes the protein MYRHLLREKIGTVDDIPPLPALATKIINGCFDDRTDYKSLAALVRQDLALSGKVLSLINASAYSPVERIDDLGHAISLLGKKTIRNLVLSISIYNSFTPEGKKGEARMVGFWQHSLACAVAAEAIARKIGYPYPEEAFLGGLLHDIGKLIIFIRFPDELEIFLDHLQQQHQSTSPDMQPLMLEDKIFGLGHHQLGKWAAERWQFPETIVNSIWLHHQPITSFAKKEDQLPVMIRFADAFCNIHHLGSNYFINQDVDLPCHPHHIQSFTVLQKFFKWKDEEIADLLSETMDRMGEFSDTLGLADNQSYFEAIKKANRELGRMNLAREQLAHELRLKNRILKGIYRLEQEISQFHTPAELTRIILQETIETFKSDLALCFLKAEDSQPAGLGYANKKFFNPQDWLAQDNSHNSKNHLPKNQKKSLDSIEKLLLAPDLFLASEKIIPLLPHSTLLAIPLSYRSGNSKGTIGQLIIDCRKIIHYGGEKESLLQILHIFASAVANNVHKVMLFDNLNQQSEELAELHRHTEQIQEQLYHTQRLATVGRLAAGAAHEINNPLAVISANIQVMQKQDPKSRDRKKELSHYQTVLQQTEKISKIISDMMTYAYPAKPQRLTANLQEIIAQAISAVEHRTSYEKITINNLVPDDLPLVNVDAMQIGQVLINLLINAQQAIPDGGTITLKGQQQEDHVVVECSDTGTGIPPEQQSIIFDPFFTTREAGEGTGLGLAICHSLMEQNNGKITVRSKVGTGTTFTLLLPIARQTTSNPISEALHHDTENNRAVNWKPDRARILLVENDPELGNILAENLSAGFEVEVVTSDKEAVDIVRQKLFNLLIIDLDVGGNPAKNILRWTAKFFNDLPIIALTGPDAAAQQEKLKNLGITVWHQKPFKTDELVATATMLLTQPTAG
- a CDS encoding DHH family phosphoesterase; translation: MPIDRDMLMTAIGERKRVLVLTHNNPDPDALASACGLATIFQHLTPCRVQVAYGGIVGRSENRTLFRYLPIDPTPFGRIRGRKQLAYALVDTQPGAGNNALPLGMVPAMVVDHHPRKASTRPLLKETPIVDIRTDYGACSTIIAEYLQELEIPISASLATALVYGITSETQSLGREATKQDLKIFNDLIPLANLKNLSMIEFSRQPREYFRYVRKAVDNAFFYKNVIGTRLGEIGNPDMVAEMADFLLRHERMSWSIVTGLHQEKLLVSIRAMNQKARAGRTIRRLVEVLGGTAGGHNLVAGGQLDCKGKTAKEITHLDWELIVGFIKKVTNIENIKVINPLVALAIKDPWEK